GTCCCAGCGCGAGTACTTCCTGCGCGAGCAGCTCAAGGCGATCCAGCAGGAGCTCGGGCAGTACGACGAGGTCCAGGCGGAGGTCGATGAGTACACGACCAAGATCCGCGAGTCGGGCATGCCCGAGCAGGTCGCCGAGAAGGCGCTCAAGGAGCTCAACCGCCTGGAGAAGATGCAGCCGCAGTCCGCCGAGACGAGCGTCATCCGCACATACCTCGACTGGCTTGTGGGGCTTCCGTGGGAGATCGAGTCCGAGGAGAAGCTCGACCTCGTCGAGGCCAAGGCGATCCTGGACGAAGACCACTACGGTCTCGAGAAGGTCAAGGAGCGCGTGCTCGAGTACCTTGCGGTCCACAAGCTGACCGACAAGATGCGCGGCCCGATCCTGTGCTTCGCCGGACCTCCGGGTGTCGGCAAGACCTCGATCGGCCGTTCGATCGCCCGTTCGCTCGGGCGCGAGTTCATCAGGCAGTCGCTTGGCGGCGTCCGTGACGAAGCAGAGATCCGCGGTCATCGGCGGACGTACGTGGGCGCCCTGCCCGGCCGCATCATCCAGTCGATCAGTCAGGCGGGCACCAACAACCCCGTCTTCATGATGGACGAGATCGATAAGGTTGGCGCCGACTTCCGCGGCGACCCCACGTCGGCACTCCTCGAGGTGCTCGACCCAGAGCAGAACTACGCCTTCCAGGACCACTACCTTGAGGCGCCGTTCGACCTGTCCAACGTCATGTTCATCACCACCGCGAATATGCTCGACACGATTCCGCCGGCGCTGCGCGACCGCATGGAGGTCATCCACTTCCCGGGCTACACCGAAGAGGAGAAGCTCCACATCGCCACGGATTACCTCATCCCCAAGCAGCTCGAGCAGCACGGCCTGACTCCGAGCAAGCTCGAAATCACCGACAGCGCCATTCGCGAGATCATCCGCCGCCACACGCGCGAGGCGGGCGTACGAGGTCTCGAGCGCGAAGTCGCGGCGATCAACCGTCAGGTTGCGCGCAAGGTCGTCGAGGGCAAGAAGGGCAAGACCGTCGTCTCGCAGCGCACGCTGCACAAGTATCTCGGGCCGGAGCGCTTCTCCTACGGCATGGCCGAGGAGCGCGATGAGATCGGTGCCGCAACCGGCCTGGTCTGGACCGAGGTCGGTGGCGACATCATCTTCATCGAAGCCACGAAGATGCCCGGCAAGGGCGCGCTTATCCTCACCGGTCAGCTCGGCGACGTCATGCGTGAGTCGGCGACTGCTGCGGTCAGCTACATCCGCACACGCGCCAAGGACCTTGGTATCGCCGAGGACTTCCAGGACCACTTCGACCTGCACATCCACGTGCCGGCCGCGGCTATCCCCAAGGACGGTCCGAGCGCGGGCATCACGATGGCCACGGCGCTCGCGTCCACACTCATCGGGTGCCCGGT
The sequence above is a segment of the Coriobacteriia bacterium genome. Coding sequences within it:
- the lon gene encoding endopeptidase La, whose translation is MSQRDQDPSIPTVLPLIPLRDLIVFPNLVVPLFVGREKSINALEAAMREGHFIALATQRQAETQDPGPDDLYDIGCIVTVMQELKLPDGTAKALVEGQQRFRILEYLEGEPYFRVRVELIEESTESDMETQALMRALVTDFERAAELGKPIPQEVLVAANSIEEPGRLGDFIAFHLNLKVDEKQVILDSLDPRVRLEAATRFLKKELEILELGTKIQDRVKEQMTKSQREYFLREQLKAIQQELGQYDEVQAEVDEYTTKIRESGMPEQVAEKALKELNRLEKMQPQSAETSVIRTYLDWLVGLPWEIESEEKLDLVEAKAILDEDHYGLEKVKERVLEYLAVHKLTDKMRGPILCFAGPPGVGKTSIGRSIARSLGREFIRQSLGGVRDEAEIRGHRRTYVGALPGRIIQSISQAGTNNPVFMMDEIDKVGADFRGDPTSALLEVLDPEQNYAFQDHYLEAPFDLSNVMFITTANMLDTIPPALRDRMEVIHFPGYTEEEKLHIATDYLIPKQLEQHGLTPSKLEITDSAIREIIRRHTREAGVRGLEREVAAINRQVARKVVEGKKGKTVVSQRTLHKYLGPERFSYGMAEERDEIGAATGLVWTEVGGDIIFIEATKMPGKGALILTGQLGDVMRESATAAVSYIRTRAKDLGIAEDFQDHFDLHIHVPAAAIPKDGPSAGITMATALASTLIGCPVRRDLAMTGEITLRGRVLPIGGLKEKLLAAHRAGLKTILVPKDNLRDLELVPDKVRTELEIIPVSTMDEVLALALVGDTCPPNSKSAKKPKRAPVKGGGRTKR